The nucleotide sequence AACTCGACCCCCGCACGACCCGGGAAAGCTATATCGCAGCTTTGGCCACGGCCGGCGTCAACCGGGTCAGCATCGGCGTCCAGGACTTCCATCCTGAAGTGCAAGAAGCCATTCACCGCATTCAACCCTACGACGTCACCAAGCGGGTCGTCGATCAGCTACGCGCCCATGGCATCAAAGACATTAACGTGGACCTGATGTATGGATTGCCGCATCAAACAGTTGAACGTGTTAAAAAGAGTGTGGACTTGGCGGTTGATCTAGACCCGACACGGTTGTCGCTGTTTGGCTACGCCCATGTTCCGTGGATGAAATCTCATCAGAAAATGATTAAGGACTCAACCTTACCCGATCCGTTCGATCGCGCGCTTCAGTTTGAAGCCGCATCAAGGCGCTTGCAGATGTGGGACTTTCTGCCAATCGGATTGGATCATTTTGCCCGTCCAGATGACGATTTAACAATCGCCATGCAGAAAGGCGAGTTGCGGCGGAATTTTCAAGGCTATACCACTGATACCGCGGCTGTCTTACTAGGTTTTGGCGCATCATCTATTGGCAAAGTGCCGCAAGGCTATATCCAGAATCAATCTCCTCTAAAAACCTATCGAGATCAGGTCAAAAATGGACACCTGGCAACGACAAAGGGGATCGCGTTTAGCGCCGAAGATCGGCTGCGCGGCGACGTCATCGAACGTTTGATGTGCGATTCCAGGGTCGACTTGGCAGACATTGCGAAGCGCCACGAAACTGACGTCTCCGTTTTCTACGATGATCTCGACGCTCTTACACCCATGGCAGAAGACCTGCTTGTCTATGTTGATGGAACACATGTTCGGGTTACGGATAAGGGGAAACCCTTCCTTCGCACAATCGCGGCAACCTTTGATTCTTATCTAAAAAAAGGCACAGCCCGCCATTCGGTTGCCGTCTAGCAGACTGCTAGAAAATCGTTCCTCCTCAGCAACAAATTTTATCGTGGTAATTTTCAATTTCCTTACTACCTTATTATTAATTGGTTCAGATAATTTGGATAGTAGGGCGCTCGTTTATCATGAACGAAACCACTGCAAAATTTAGTGTCGGACAACTCGTCAGCCACAAGCTGTTTGATTACCGCGGTGTTGTTGTGGATGTGGACCCCTTCTTCAAAGGCACCGAGCAATGGTACCAAGGCATGGCAAAATCCAAGCCGCCGCGCGACCAGCCCTGGTATCACGTCCTTGTCGATGGCCAAAACATCAACACCTATGTCGCGGAACGAAATCTCGAAGCCGATGATAATATTATGCCGGTAAATCACTACGAAATTGGCCTCCATTTTGAACGCCTTGGAGAGACCGGCTATATCTCTCTTCGCAAGGGCAATTAAAGCAAATCCACATACGGCCCCAATTGTTTCTCATACCTACGCCACCGCGCCACCGCACCGCCATGAATAGGACGCCGCACCTGCCAACTGCTGGCCGTCTTAACCGGTCTGGGACTCTTGTAAAAATTGAGACATGCGTCATCCCACGCGAGCCCTACCGCTTCTATTAAGCGGCGGCTTTCCGCCTCTTGATCGGCGACCAGGGACTCATAACGCACCTCTGTTAGGGTGACAGGAAGAACCTCTCTCCAATGATCCATGATCCGGCCATAGGCCCTGATATAGCGCGCAATATCACCCAGGTCCGTACTCCACGCATGGGCAGAAACAAAGTTCTGGAAGTAACACGATATCGCGGTATCGCGAGGATCACGCATACAATGGATAAGTGACGCTCCTGGGAACGCCTGCGCGATGAGGCCCAAGTACAGAAAATTAAACGGCGTCTTGTCGATCACCCGCAATGCACCCTCGCCAAGCTCACCAAGAGATTTTACATGTGCCTTTGCAGCCCGGGAGATGTCGGTCTGCTCCGCCGTTTTGAATCCTGAAGGAAAAGAGCCCGCAGACAAGTCCTTGGCTATCATGGAAATTCGATCAAGCTCTCCGGCACCATGAACATCTGGATGGGCCGCGAGAATCTGTTCCACCAGCGTCGTCCCAGAGCGCGGCATGCCGACAACAAACACTGGCTTATCAGAACCCTTAGCGCTTGCCCTATTATTTTGAAAATAAGCACCGTCAAATACGCCAATGATCTCCCCCACCCACGCATCAAACGTATCTGCATCGAAGCCATTACCCTCAGCCTCTAAAAGCTCGCGCCGAAGAGTGTTTCCTTGTCGGGCATGCTCGAAGGCATTGTCCCAATCTTGGCGCTGATCGGCGACCTCAGCGAGGGCAAAGTGCAAAAGGACCGTGCCAGAATGATCAACGGTTCCCTTCGAAATTAAATCTTCGACCGTCGCGACATCGCTGTCTCCAAATTGCTCGCCACGGCTGGAAGCTAAGTTATAGAACGCGTCAGCTAGCAACGGATTCAAGTCCACAGCACGGCGAAATTGGCCGACAGCGTCATCCGTTCGGCCCAAGGCCAACTGAACGATTCCCAGTCCATTATACGCCTTGGCATCGCCGGGGTTGAGAGCAATAGCCTCGTGATAAGCCGCTTCGGCCTCTTCCAATCGATCCATCCGATACAACGTTGCGCCACGATTTGCCTCCGCATCCGACATATTGGGGTTGAGAGTTAGGGCCCGACGAAAGGCGACCAACGCCGCCTCCCCGTCGTCTGCAGCCTGCAACACATTGCCTAGATTGTTATAGGCCTCCGCATAATCTGGCCGCAGATCAATGGCCTTGCGGCAGGCTGTCTCGGCGGCATCCAACTTTCCAAGTTCGCGTAAGGCCGCTCCCATATTTGCATGTGCCATGGCATCGCTGGGGGCCAATTTAATTGCCTGTTTGTACCCCTCAACCGCCTGATCTAATTCTCCCAAACGGCGGTAGATATTGCCCAACGTAATCTGTGATGCCGGGTTGGTAGCGTCACTCTGAACCGCTTGTTCGCAGAACTCTAACGCCTCATCAGGCCGCCCCAGTTCCATTAATGCCGTAGCCAGGCCAGCCAAGGCTTGCGGGTTACCAGGGTCCCCTTTCAATGCCTGGCGATGCGCTACCTCAGCTTCGGGCCATCGGCCTAACGCATTAAGGACAGACCCGTAATTTGCCATGACCGCTGGATGGTTGGCTGTTGCTGCAGCCGCTTTTTGCAACAGGGGAACCGCAGCCTCTGCATCGCCAGACTGGTATCGGATCAAGCCTAAGAAATGTAAGGCATCGCCGTGTTCTGGAGTCTGGCTCAAAACCCCTTCAAGTAGAATTCCGGCTCCCGTCCAGTCCCCGGTCTGTACTTTTTGGGTTGCTTGCTGAAAGAGTTGCTCAATGGTCAGGGACATTTGCATTAGAACCTTATGTATAATATCGACCTTGGTAACAGATATGCATATATTCTCCTAGTCTGGAACTCGCAAAACATGTATTCTCACACAATTAATTCGAACCAAATTCGCGACAATTAAATTAACGTCTATTCATATTTTGCGCGACGCTAATTAAAAATGAGCACAAAGCCTCTAAATAGCCTGAAGGGAAGGTTCTTACTTCTTCTCGTGCCCCTGTTGGTGGCACTGGGGGCCGTATTCTTTGTCGCCTTTGATATTGTGATACGCGATGTCGTTAATGCCTTAGGCCGAAGCGCTGCAGAAAAGCAGGTTCTCAATGATCGGGCTCGATCACTTGTCCCAATTGTAAAAGAAATCACTCTCGCAGAGCGCTTATCTCAATCACCGGCAATGCTCGTTTGGGCTCGTGATGAGGCAGACTCAAAGCTCAAACAACAGGGCTTAGCGGTTCTAGAGAGCTACCGTAAAGCATTTCGAGACGGCAGTTACTTCTTCGTTATCGACAAATCCGGCAATTACTATTTCAACGACCGCGCCAACAAATATGCTGGCAAACAACTCCGCTATACCCTGAAGCCCGATAATCCAAAAGACGGCTGGTACTATTCCACCAAAGCCAAAGGGGGCAACTGCACCTTGAACGTGGATTTCGACCCTGAGCTAAAAGTCACGAAACTTTGGATCAACTGTCTCCTCAAGGATGAAACCGGCGTCGCCGGGATCATTGGCACCGGACTCGATCTTTCTAGTTTTATCAACAGTGTGGTAAAGGCTAACGAGCCGGGCGTGGCCAACATGTTCATTGACCAGGATGGGGCGATCCAGGCACATCCGAATATAGATGCCATTGATTTCCATACGGTAACTAAAAAAGCCGATGCAAAAAAAACCATCTTCAGTTTGATCGGCTCAGAAATCGAGCGTCAAAATTTAAAAGATCAGATGGTGGCCCTGGCAAAGTCGCCTGGCGCTGTTTCGACCCTATTCATGAATATTGAAGGTCAGACACAATTGGTAGGGCTCGCCTATGTGAAGGAAATTGGTTGGTATAATGTCACGGTGATGGACCTTGAGCAGATTATCTTGTCGTCTCATTTCCTGCCACTGGCGCTTTTGGTTCTTGTCTCAATTATCATTACCGTCGTGTTAATTGGCGGCTTGCTGAACCGAGTTGTTCTCGTCCCCATCGCCAAATTGGACATGTCGGTGCAGGCGATGAGGGAAGGTGACTACCAAATCGATATTAAGGTAGACAGCAATGACGAAATTGGACGACTGGCGACAAACTTTACAAATATGGCTGGCAACGTAAATAGCGCGATTGAGCGCATTAGCACGGCCCACAAAGCCGCCCAAGCTGCAAACATGTCCAAGTCAGAATTCCTAGCCAACATGTCGCACGAACTGCGGACGCCGCTGAACGCCATTATCGGGTTTTCTGAAGCACTGAGTTCCGGCGCCTTGAACGTTGAACTCCCCGAGTTGGCTCAAAGCTACGTCAACGACATCAATAGCTCTGGCCATCATCTGCTGGAATTGATCAATGACATCCTCGACATGTCAGCCATTGAATCAGGAAAAATGACGCTCCACCAAGCGCCGGTCCACTTGATGCAATTGGTGTCCTTTGGCAAAGAAATCGTCGTCCCGGTGGCGACCAAAAAGGATATTTCGATCACCAGCGAAGTACCGATAGATTTTCCCGTCATCAACGTCGATGAGCGTCGCATGCGCCAAGTGGTTATCAACCTGCTCACAAATGCGGTTAAGTATAGCAACCCGGGCTCGCACGTTACGATCACCGCAAAAAATATCGGTGACAATATTGCATTGGGGTTTCGTGATAATGGCATAGGCATGACAGACGAAGAGTTGAAAATCGCTTTAACACCCTTCGGGCGGGTGGAAAGCAGCTATTCCGCGCATGAAGATGGCGGCGGCACAGGATTGGGATTGCCGCTGTGCCAAAGCCTGGCCGAAGCGCACGGCGGATCTATGATCGTGGAAAGCGTGAAGGGGGAAGGAACGACTGTAACCGTTAATTTGCCCGCATCTCTATTCGTTTCCACTTAGTAGCATTGTATCGTTTGCCTTCACATATAATCCCCACCTTTTTAAGATAAACATTTCTATGATATAGAAAGTTGGCTCGCTCTGAACCAATTCTAAACGGACGCCATGATACGACTTTTTTTAACCTGCCTTAGCCTGATCACCTGTTTTACAGCGCTGCCATTGCCGCCCTCGCTGTCCCCTGCGCTTGCCAGCATGGCCGAGGGGAAGGCTGCTTTAAGACAAGGCGATCTTTTTAACGCACACGGACATTTTATAACCGAGGGCAACAAGGGAAACCCACAGGCGCAGCTTTACTTAGGGTGGATGTATTACAACGGCAAAGGCGTAAAACGGAACTTCAAAACTTCTTTCTCATGGTACGAGGCGGCGGCCAAAAATGGAATGTTGGAGGCATGGAACGCGCTTGGGCTGATGTATGAGAGAGGTCTAGGTGTTTCCAAAGACGGCAAGAAAGCGACGGAATGGTACCTGAAAGGTGCCGCAAAGGGAGATGCGGTGACTCAATATCACCTGGGCGTCGTCTACCGCGAAGGCAAGATTATCAAACAAGATTACAAAGAAGCCGCCAAGTGGTTCTATGCTGCCGCCAAACAAGAAGATTCTCTCGCCCAATATGAACTGGCCGTTCTCTACGACTTTGGCCGGGGCGTTAAAAAGAATACAACAGCTGCTGCCGGCTGGTACTGGAAAGCCGCCCATCAAGGACATGTGGATGCGCAGTTTAATCTCGGCGTCGCCTACGAACGGGGCGACGGAGTAGAAAAAGACCTCATCCAGGCCCTCACCTGGTACAAGATCGCGTTAACTGGCGGGGGCAAGGACGGTACTGCCGCCGTAATTGGCCAGTTAGAACCCCAAGACATTAATCGCGCAGAAGCACTGGCACAGCGCTGGCTGCGTCAAAACAAAAAACCTAATTAAAACGGATAGAAGAGCCATGCCAACAGACAGCCAAACCACCGAAGCCGGTCTTGCGACAGCCAAGGCCCTGCTTGATATCAAAGCCGTTAATTTCAGGCCTGAAGAGCCTTATATTCTGACCGCAGGTTGGGCGAGTCCGGTCTATATTGATTGCCGCTGGGTGATCTCGTTTACTGAGGAACGACGGAAGATTATCCAGTTGGGCGTTGATCTCTTACAAAGCGAAGGTGTCTTGGATGCAACCGATATGATGGCGGGCGGTGAAACTGCGGGAATTCCTTATGCTGCCTGGCTTTCAGAAGCGACATCCAAGCCCATGCTCTACGTCCGAAAAGAACCAAAAGGATTTGGCCGGAGAGCTCGCATCGAAGGGAACTTGGATGACGGCAAGCACGTGCTGCTGGTCGAAGACCTTGCAACCGACGGCGGTAGCAAGCTCAACTTCGTCAACGCCCTGCGGGAGGCTGGTGCTACCGTCAGCGACTCATTCGTTGTATTTTATTACGGCGTCTTTGCCGGGGCGCTGGATAGCCTTGAAGAAGCCGGTATCACACTTCGCTATCTGGCAACATGGCATGATGTTTTGAAGGTTGCGGAAGAACAGCAATCCTTCAGCCCGGAAGCCATCCAAGGCGTAAAAGAATTTTTGGCAGATCCGATTGGATGGTCCGCAGATCATGGCGGCAAGGGAGCGGATTAGCTTCTTGTCACCAAAGCGACACCTGACACAGCGACTCCCATCCCCATGATGCCATAAATGTCTAACGACTCGCCAAAAAATAGGAACCCTAGAACGGCAACGACGGGGGGAATTAAGTAAAATAAGCTGCCGACCTCAAACGCTGAATTTAGTTTAATAAGCACATAAGTAATGGCGACAGCCCCAATTGATAGAGCAAAAACAAGCCAAGCCTGTACTAAAATTAATTCACCCGACCACTGGACTTCCATGGTTTCGAAAAGAACAGCGAATACAGCAAATGCCAGCGATGCAGCGGTAAACTGTATGACCATATTCGTTCGCATATCAATTTCAGAGCCGTAACGTTTCTGAAGCAGTGTTCCGATGGTCATGCCGAACAATGACATGACGGCGAAACCGGTGCCGTTAAATTCTGGGGTCCCAATTGAGAACTTATTCGAAATCACCATAACCACGCCGATAAATCCTAGATACAATCCAGACCATTGTCGCTTGGTAATTTGTTCGCCCAGAAACAGCCCTGCAGCAACCGCAGTCAGCAACGGTTGCACCCCGACAATAAGAGCGACAATTCCAGTTGTGACACCCTGACTAACCGCAAGATAACTCCCACTTAGAAAGAAACCGTGGATACAAATACCCACGAGGGAGGCCATCGCAATGGACTTTATATTCTTGGGCCATGGTGCCTTCATCAGCAAGCTTACCACCGCCATAAAGGCCGCCGTTATCGCGCATCGCCAAAGTAGGAGCGTGAAGGGTTCACCGTAATAGAGGCTTAGCTTGGTCCCAATAAAGCCCGTGCTCCAGAGCAGGACCATGACAACGGGAGCGAAGCGAATTAACACAGTGTTCGTGTCCTGTCCGCGATCCGCAGATGTAAAAGTAAGCATCAAAAATCCTGAAACGAGAGGGAGGTTACGGGGTAATAGACGCGTGCCAAGTTTGATCCTTCTACAGTGACAAATTTTTTAGCTGCCCAAATTGACCCCGATCATGTTTCAGAAATTTAATCTGTTCTACGGTCTGCCTTTGTTCAGTCCGACGAGCGGACCGTGTCGGCGCGTCCGGTAAGTTTTCGCTCGCCCAATTAATTAAGGCGAAGATTATGACCGCATCCTCTAAGTACAACTTTTTGCTCATCCCACCCTTCAAGCTGCCCGATCAAGACCAGTTTACTGTTCCTGGCTATTCATTACCGACGGAAACACCTAAGGAACAACGGCTTCTCAATAACGACTTTGTCCTCTCCCATCTTGATGATGTGAACTGGGAACTTCATCCGGGGGCAGAACCGCCCTATGGCAACTGGTCGGTCGAATCCCGCGAAGAATTCGCCTACGCCGCCACGGCGCGTATGAAAGGCGTTCGTGAAGCGTGTGAGTCTGGAAAATACAACGGGATCATTCTGTTGGGTGGTGGTGAACCTGGGTTTATCGAATCTCGTGAAATTGGCCGTAAATTTGGCGTCGTTGTCACTGCCAACGCATTCTCTCAGATGTACCTAGCAACCCTTCTGGGGGATGGTTTCTCGATTATCGATATCGAAGGTGTGCACAACGTTTATTACCGCGATCTCATCCGCGCCCACCAGTTACAAGATCGCTGCCGGTCGATCCGAAACATTGGCTACAGCCTGCCAAGACCGGGAGATACAGACCCGGACACCTTGACCGAACAAACCTTTGCCGCAGAACGCGGCGAGCCTTCCGTCGCCGTCGAACGCGCCATCGACCAGGCAGAGGCCGCGATTATCGAAGACGGTGCCGAAGTCATAACTCTTGGCTGCTCAATGACCTTCTGGCTCCAGCCTTACATTCGGGACGGCCTAAGAGCCCGCGGATGGGATGTACCTGTGCTTGAGGGATACACAGCCGCCATCGAACTCGCCAAACTCATGGTCAACCTTGGGGTCAACGCCAGCGGCATCACCTACATGGATGTTCGGCCCCAACGCATTCTAACCAAGGTCTATGTATGACGGCGCTAAATATTCCCAAAACAATGAAAGCTTGGGTCCTAGGAGACCCGGACGAGCTTTTACTCATCGAAAAACCGGTTCCGCAACCAGGTCCGGCCGAAGTCCTCGTTCGCATTGACGCGATTGCTGTCTGTGCCACGGACCTGGAAGTCATTTCCCACGGCCCACCTGCCATGATTGAAGGCGGGCTGCCGTTCAACAAGCAATTCATCCCGGGCCACGAATACATGGGGACCGTGGTGAAACTGGGGACTAGCGTTGACGAAATTGAGGTTGGTGAACGGGTCGCTGTTGAAATACATGCGGGGTGTGGGCGCTGCAAACGCTGCCGCCAAGGCATGTACACGTCCTGCCACAACTACGGCAAAAACTACGGCGACCAGGATAAGGGACACAGGGCAAATGGCTACACGACAGATGGTGGTTTTACCGAATACGCGGTTAATAATATCAACACTCTTATACGCGTGCCGGAAGGCATAAGTGACGAAGAAGCGACGCTTATTGTCACGGCAGGAACCGCCACCTACGGGCTTGATGTCTTGGGCGGGCTTATTGCTGGGGAAAGCGTAGTCGTCACGGGAGGTGGCCCCATCGGCTTGCTGGCAATTGCCGTCGCTAAGACGCTCGGCGCCGCTCCGGTCATTTTGACGGACATTGAGAATAACCGCCTGGAGATCGGTCGTGAACTTGGCGCGGACATCACCCTGAATGCCCGCGACGTGAATGTCGTTGAAGAGGTCCGTAAGATTTCCGGAGGTCCTGGCTGTGACTACGTCATGGAATGTTCCGGTGCGCCCAATGCCCTGAATGAAGCCGCCGATATGGTCAGTCGTGGCGGACGCATCTGTCTCGCAGCATTCGCCGCCCAACCTGTCACGTTCGATCCAGCCAAACTGGTCATGGATAACATCTATATGTTCGGCATTCGCGGCGAAGGCAAAAGCGCCGTCAAACGGGCTGGCTCTCTCATGGCGCAAGGACGAATTAACGCCAAGCCAATCCACACCCACACCTTCGGGTTAGACGAAGTGCCCACAGCCATCAAATACGCGCGCGAAAAGATTGATGGCGCCATAAAAGTTGTTATTAAAATGCGAGAGGCGTAAACCACCCTCACGTGGCAAATAACACCTGAGACGGATTCTATTATGGCGCGTTATGCATACTATACTCTAGACGTCTTCACAGATCGTATTTTTGGTGGCAATCCGCTGGCCGTATTTCCCGATGGTCGCGGGCTGGATACGGCGCAAATGCAGACGGTTGCGCGTGAATTCAATATTTCGGAAACCGTGTTCGTGTTGCCACCGGATCAACCTGACCATACCCGAAAGTTGCGCATCTTTACGCCGGGTACAGAACTACCCTTTGCAGGCCATCCAACCGTCGGTACGGCTCATCTATTGGCTGCCATCGGCGAGATTCCACTCGAAGGTCCTGAAACTCGTATTGTCTTTGAAGAAGGTGTCGGCCCTGTTCCGGTGACAATCTATGGGGCCAATGGTCACCCCACCCAGGCACAATTATCTGCGGCTCAAATGCCTGAGTACGGCGCACCCCCGCCCTCCAACACGGACCTTGCGGAGGTTCTATCACTCAATGAAGATGATATTCTAAGCGATCCCGCCCCTAATGCTGTATCCTGTGGCGTGGGTTTTCTTTTCATAATGCTCAGGGACCTTGATGCGTTGGCCAGGGCTCAAATTCGGCCCGAGGCTTGGGAACGTCTTCTCTCAGATTATTGGGCGCCTCATCCCTACCTCCTGACCCCATCCGGTTCATTTGGCGATGGTGGTCCGTATTCGACATATCGTGCCCGGATGTTCGCCCCATCCATGGGAATTGTAGAAGACCCTGCTACTGGCGGCGCAGCCACGGCACTTGCTGGTTTTCTTGTTCCATCCGGGACTTTAAAAAACGGAACCGCCTGCTGGTCGGTGGATCAAGGAGTTGAAATGGGGCGCCCCAGTCGGCTTGAAATAGAAGCCGATATTTCGAAAGGCGTAATTACAGGCATTCGGGTCAGTGGTAGTTCTGTCATGGTCAGCCAAGGCGAAATGGAAATTCAAGACAACACCTAGCGGCCCCTATATCCCAGCCACAAAAAGACCTTATTTGCGACACGCTTGCGCCATTGTCGAGCGCCCTAATGGACATGGGTCAGGAAAACAACTCGGAAGGTGCCCTTCCAATCCCATCCCACCGACACCCACAGGAAGGCACATTCCTTTTCTGACCCAATACCTAGACTCCCACTTGGCCGGTCCTTTTCACCAAGGACCGGCCCTTTTTATGGGTTTTAAAACGCTAAATTATGTCAAAAATGAATGAACGACTCGCGTCGATAAGGTGCTAAAATTATAGCCCCTTTCTTCGATGAGCGAGGGCGCTATACTATAATCTCAAGTTAAGTTAAAATTTATTTGATTGCGTCTCCGTTAAATAACTAAAATTTAAATATGATATTTCATAGACTCGCAGATGAAAATGACGCCTTACAATAGTAAAAATAACACTATAGCCAAGAAGCTAATATTATTTATTATATTATTTAGTTCTATTATTACGATTCTGGCAACAGCATTTCAGATTTATATCGAATACAAAGGCGAAATTAAACTTATAGACAAAAGCTTCTCACAAATTAAAACAGGCTATTTAAATAGCATATCCCAAGCAGTTTGGGTTGTTGACGAAACACAAATTGCTCTCCTTCTGAATGGAATTACCCGCTTGCCCAACATGGCTTTCGCGGAAATTTATCATGAGAACGAGATCATCAGCAGCACCGGGACAAAATTAGATCGCCAATCTATTACACGAAAATTTACTCTAATTGCGCCCTACAAAGGATCAGCCCAGGACATCGGTAGATTGACCGTTCATGCGGATTTGTCCCGTATTTACAACACACTATTCAATCGGGCCCTTGTAATTCTTTTCTCGACAGGCGTTATTATCGCACTCGTTGCAATCTTAATTTTTGTCCTCTTTTCAAACTTGGTGACTCGCCACGTCACTACGGCAACAAACTTTTTACGCCAAATCAACTTAGATCAACTCGACACCCCCCTAAAACTGGACCGTCCACCAGCCGCAGCAGATTCAAAGGACGAACTTGATCAATTAGTGGCCTCCATCAACGAGATGAGATTCAGTTTAAAAGACGCTATCGAAAAAAGAGACGAAAGCGAAGAACACTTCAAAAGGATCGTCGATAACTTCCCAAACTCCGTAAGCATAAAAAACCGTGAAGGAAAACTTGTATTTTCGAATAAAGCTTATGGTGAATGGATGGAGATGGAGCCTTCTGAAATGGTAGGTAAGTCTCTATACGACCTATTTCCCGAAAACACGGCCCGTTCTATCATTGAGAGTGACAGATCCGTTCTCTCGACCGGCAAGCCTTCATTTTCAGAACTCACGCGAACGTTCGGGAACGGAACAACCCGCATCCTCTACAACCAAAAATATCCATTTAACTTACGCTCAGAAGAAGATACCGCCGTCATATCGGTCATGACGGACATTACCGAACGCAAAAAAGCCGAAGCCTCCATTCGCGAAAGTGAAAGACAGCTCCGTGAGGTTCTGGAAAATAGCCCGGTTGGGATAGCAATCGTGACCCAGTCGAATGACGATAAATATAATTCTGGCAACCGCCTATTTGTTAACAGTGCGCTTGTTCAAATGTTCGCAGGTAACACTCGCCAACAAATACTAGAGGCTAATATCGTAGATACATTTGTTGATCCGGATGTATTTCATCAGACTCTAAAGATCATGTCGAAACATAAAGATTTAGTTGATTTTGAGGCACTGCGTCTAAGAGCAGATGGAACTCAGTGGTGGGATTCTATGAACTCTCGCCCCGTCAAATTCGATGATCAAAATTGTACTATGATTTGGCACTTCGATATTACCGCCCGGAAAGAGGCGGAAGACGCACTTCGTCAAGCACACGACAACCTTGAAATTCGAATTGAA is from Rhodospirillaceae bacterium and encodes:
- a CDS encoding sensor histidine kinase — encoded protein: MSTKPLNSLKGRFLLLLVPLLVALGAVFFVAFDIVIRDVVNALGRSAAEKQVLNDRARSLVPIVKEITLAERLSQSPAMLVWARDEADSKLKQQGLAVLESYRKAFRDGSYFFVIDKSGNYYFNDRANKYAGKQLRYTLKPDNPKDGWYYSTKAKGGNCTLNVDFDPELKVTKLWINCLLKDETGVAGIIGTGLDLSSFINSVVKANEPGVANMFIDQDGAIQAHPNIDAIDFHTVTKKADAKKTIFSLIGSEIERQNLKDQMVALAKSPGAVSTLFMNIEGQTQLVGLAYVKEIGWYNVTVMDLEQIILSSHFLPLALLVLVSIIITVVLIGGLLNRVVLVPIAKLDMSVQAMREGDYQIDIKVDSNDEIGRLATNFTNMAGNVNSAIERISTAHKAAQAANMSKSEFLANMSHELRTPLNAIIGFSEALSSGALNVELPELAQSYVNDINSSGHHLLELINDILDMSAIESGKMTLHQAPVHLMQLVSFGKEIVVPVATKKDISITSEVPIDFPVINVDERRMRQVVINLLTNAVKYSNPGSHVTITAKNIGDNIALGFRDNGIGMTDEELKIALTPFGRVESSYSAHEDGGGTGLGLPLCQSLAEAHGGSMIVESVKGEGTTVTVNLPASLFVST
- a CDS encoding sel1 repeat family protein, giving the protein MIRLFLTCLSLITCFTALPLPPSLSPALASMAEGKAALRQGDLFNAHGHFITEGNKGNPQAQLYLGWMYYNGKGVKRNFKTSFSWYEAAAKNGMLEAWNALGLMYERGLGVSKDGKKATEWYLKGAAKGDAVTQYHLGVVYREGKIIKQDYKEAAKWFYAAAKQEDSLAQYELAVLYDFGRGVKKNTTAAAGWYWKAAHQGHVDAQFNLGVAYERGDGVEKDLIQALTWYKIALTGGGKDGTAAVIGQLEPQDINRAEALAQRWLRQNKKPN
- a CDS encoding DMT family transporter, whose product is MLTFTSADRGQDTNTVLIRFAPVVMVLLWSTGFIGTKLSLYYGEPFTLLLWRCAITAAFMAVVSLLMKAPWPKNIKSIAMASLVGICIHGFFLSGSYLAVSQGVTTGIVALIVGVQPLLTAVAAGLFLGEQITKRQWSGLYLGFIGVVMVISNKFSIGTPEFNGTGFAVMSLFGMTIGTLLQKRYGSEIDMRTNMVIQFTAASLAFAVFAVLFETMEVQWSGELILVQAWLVFALSIGAVAITYVLIKLNSAFEVGSLFYLIPPVVAVLGFLFFGESLDIYGIMGMGVAVSGVALVTRS
- a CDS encoding tetratricopeptide repeat protein, with the protein product MSLTIEQLFQQATQKVQTGDWTGAGILLEGVLSQTPEHGDALHFLGLIRYQSGDAEAAVPLLQKAAAATANHPAVMANYGSVLNALGRWPEAEVAHRQALKGDPGNPQALAGLATALMELGRPDEALEFCEQAVQSDATNPASQITLGNIYRRLGELDQAVEGYKQAIKLAPSDAMAHANMGAALRELGKLDAAETACRKAIDLRPDYAEAYNNLGNVLQAADDGEAALVAFRRALTLNPNMSDAEANRGATLYRMDRLEEAEAAYHEAIALNPGDAKAYNGLGIVQLALGRTDDAVGQFRRAVDLNPLLADAFYNLASSRGEQFGDSDVATVEDLISKGTVDHSGTVLLHFALAEVADQRQDWDNAFEHARQGNTLRRELLEAEGNGFDADTFDAWVGEIIGVFDGAYFQNNRASAKGSDKPVFVVGMPRSGTTLVEQILAAHPDVHGAGELDRISMIAKDLSAGSFPSGFKTAEQTDISRAAKAHVKSLGELGEGALRVIDKTPFNFLYLGLIAQAFPGASLIHCMRDPRDTAISCYFQNFVSAHAWSTDLGDIARYIRAYGRIMDHWREVLPVTLTEVRYESLVADQEAESRRLIEAVGLAWDDACLNFYKSPRPVKTASSWQVRRPIHGGAVARWRRYEKQLGPYVDLL
- the hspQ gene encoding heat shock protein HspQ, whose protein sequence is MNETTAKFSVGQLVSHKLFDYRGVVVDVDPFFKGTEQWYQGMAKSKPPRDQPWYHVLVDGQNINTYVAERNLEADDNIMPVNHYEIGLHFERLGETGYISLRKGN
- the hemN gene encoding oxygen-independent coproporphyrinogen III oxidase, coding for MKSQLIHKYAANVPRYTSYPTAPHFSDAVDGATYREWLGQLDPAQELSLYFHIPFCAEMCWFCGCHTKITRQYAPISDYIDTLMAEVDLVADALPAKMTARHIHWGGGSPSMLEEQDWLKVLDHLRSRFHTDSATKIAIELDPRTTRESYIAALATAGVNRVSIGVQDFHPEVQEAIHRIQPYDVTKRVVDQLRAHGIKDINVDLMYGLPHQTVERVKKSVDLAVDLDPTRLSLFGYAHVPWMKSHQKMIKDSTLPDPFDRALQFEAASRRLQMWDFLPIGLDHFARPDDDLTIAMQKGELRRNFQGYTTDTAAVLLGFGASSIGKVPQGYIQNQSPLKTYRDQVKNGHLATTKGIAFSAEDRLRGDVIERLMCDSRVDLADIAKRHETDVSVFYDDLDALTPMAEDLLVYVDGTHVRVTDKGKPFLRTIAATFDSYLKKGTARHSVAV
- a CDS encoding orotate phosphoribosyltransferase, with protein sequence MPTDSQTTEAGLATAKALLDIKAVNFRPEEPYILTAGWASPVYIDCRWVISFTEERRKIIQLGVDLLQSEGVLDATDMMAGGETAGIPYAAWLSEATSKPMLYVRKEPKGFGRRARIEGNLDDGKHVLLVEDLATDGGSKLNFVNALREAGATVSDSFVVFYYGVFAGALDSLEEAGITLRYLATWHDVLKVAEEQQSFSPEAIQGVKEFLADPIGWSADHGGKGAD